Below is a window of Mycolicibacterium chitae DNA.
CTCATCCTGGCCAACCCCTTCAGCATCAGCGGGGTGTTGAACCCCATGTAGGCGAAGGCCTGTTTGTCGGCCATGAAGTGCTGGGCGAAGCCCGGTTCGCGGTCGAGCCACTGTTGCAGGTCGGGTTGCACGTCGGTGATCACGTTGCCCAACCGCTGCGCGACGATCGAGGACTGGTCCAGCGAATCGACGAACTCGGCGCGCCGCGCGGCCAGGCCGCCGAACAGCGCCTTGGTGGACGCGATGGTGGCGTCCACGTCGCCGCTGCGGTCGGCCACCGACCCCAGGACCGAGTTCAGGTGCGCCAGAACGCCGTCCAGGATCTGATCGGTCCCCGAGTACTCCTCGGCCATCCGGGTGGTCTCGGCGATCAGGGTGGTGACCGCGCCGGCGTCGCCCTGCATGGCCCGCATGACGGCGGTGGTGAGGTTGTCGACCTGGTCCGGGTTCAACAGCGCGAACAGCGGCTCGAAACCGTTGAGCAGGTTGGAGATGTCGAACGACGGCTCGGTGCGCTCGACGGGGATCACCGCACCGGCGGGCAGCACCCGCGGATCGCCGAAGTCCCCGAGCGCCAACCCCAGGTAGCGCTGACCGATGATGTTCTGATAGTCGATGGACGCCTTGGTGTTTCCGTAGAGCACCTGGTCGGACTGGACCCGGAAGTCCACCCGCGCCCCGCCCTCGTCGACCAGGCTGATGCCGTCGACCCGGCCCACCTTGACCCCCGCCATGCGCACCTCGTCGCCGACCTTGATGCCCATGACGTCGGTGAACACCGCCGCGTAGTTCTTGGTCGCGCCGTCGACGTTGCGTTGCAACGTCACGAATACCGTCCAGACCAGGGCGAAACACACGACGACGAAGATGCAGAGTCCGATCAGCGGGCGCCGGTAGCTCCTCATGGGCCCACCCCCGGCGCGGGCGCCTCAGCCGGCAGCGGTCCCGGCGGCGGCACGGGTCCCGGCGCCGCCGCCTCGGGGTCCGGCACGACCTGCACGGTGGTACCCCGCAGGACCGGACCGAGCAGCAGTTCGGAGGCCGGATTGGGTTCCGGACCGAGGATCTCGCTGAGCTGCGCGCGTTCCTGCGGGCTGCCCACCGACCCGACGTTGCCGCCCGACATCTGCGGCGCCACCGGATAATTGCCGGGCTGCAGGTTGCGCGGGAGCACCGGCGGATCGGCGGTCAACGGCGCGGTGTGGCAACTCGGGCCCTCCAGGTCGCCGTAGCGCGGGCAGTCCTGGCGGGTGTACATCTTGTTCGGGGTGATGACCAACAGGAACTTGCCCACGGCCACGTTGCGGTCCGGCTTCCACACGTGCGTGAAGAAGCGATCGGTGACGTCCTTGATCCGGGTGACCATCGGCGCGAACTCCTTTCCGCCGTCGGCAAGCACCCCGAGCACCGGGGTCATCTGCGTGGTGATCACGATCATGCGGTCGGTGTTGTTCTCGAAGGCCTCCCCCACGGTGCCGAAGGTGCTGTGCCCCGCCGACAGGAAGCTCATCAGTTCTTCGCGCTGTTCGGCGACGGTACGCATGGGCACCGCGGCCCGGTGCACGGCCTCGAGCAGGTCCGGCGCCGCGGTCTGCAACCCCTGCAGCGCCTCCGAGAGGGTCTGCAGCGTCGGTTCGGAACCGTCGTCGGCGATGACGGCGTTCATCTCGCGGACAATGCGATTGGCCCCGGCGCCGGCGTGCGACAGTTCGTCGCCGCGCCCGCTGGTCGCCTCGGCCACGGCGGCGAGCACGCCCACGCTGTCGCGGGATCCGGGCCGCCCGATCGCGCCCATCACGTCGCGCAGCTTGGTCAGCGCGGTCTGGAACTGCACGGTGGCCAAGCTGTCGTCCTGCCGGATCTCCGCGCCGGGTTCCAGCATCGGTCCGGGTCCGTTGTCGACCAGCTGGATCGACGACACCGCGAACACGTTGCTGGGCACCACCCGAGCGGTGACGGTGGCCGGGATGGCGTCGGCGAAGTGCGGATCGAGGCTGAGCAGGATCTCGTTCGGCCGGTGCTGCGAGGCGGGGCGCACCCCCTCGACGGTGCCCACCAGGGCGCCGCGGAACTTCACGTCCGACCCGGACGGCAGGCCGTCGCCCACGTTGTTCAGCAGGGCGAAGACCTCGACGCGGTTGGCGAAAAAGCCCTCCGACTTGGCGATGGCGGCGGCGGAGAGCAGCACCGCACCGAGCAGCAGCGCCAGCCCACGCAACAACAACCGACCATCGGAGATCTTCCGGGACGCCGACTCCAGCTGCTGTGTCATCAGCCGCCCAACCTTGCGCCGGACCCGATTCCCCACAGCCCAATGGTGAGAAGGAGATTCGCGATGATCATCACCGAGATGCTGGCCCGCATGGCGCGCCCGGCCGCGATACCGACGCCCTGCGGGCCGCCGGTGGCGAAGTAGCCGTAGTAGCACTGGATGGTCGAGGTGATGGTGACGAAGACGACGGCCTTGATCACCGAATAGACGATGTCCGATCCGGTCAGCACCAGCCGGAAGTAGTGGTCGAAGGAGCCGGCGGAAACCCCGCCGGCGAAGGTCACGATGGTCTGCACGGCGGCGTAGTTGACCACCAGGCACAGCACGTAGAGCGGGATGATGGCCACCACCGAGGCCAGCAGCCGGGTGGTCACCAGGTACGGGATCGGGCGGATGGCCAGCGATTCGATGGCGTCGACCTCCTCGGAGATCCGCATCGACCCCAGCTGCGCGGTGAACCGGCAGCCGGCCTGCGCGGCGAACGCCAGGGCGGCCATGATCGGGGCCAGTTCCCGGGTGGACACCGTGGAGGACAGCAGCCCGGCGGCGGGTTCCATGCCGAGCAGGTGCAGCGCTTGATAGCCCTCGATACCGACGATGGCCCCCGCGGTGGCGCCCAGCACGATGATCACCCCGGCGGTGCCACCGCCGACGACGATGGAGCCGTTACCCCAGGTGACGTCGGACAGGATCGCCAGGAACGCCTTGCGGTACCGGGTCAGCGCCACCGGGATCGCCGCGACGGCGTGCCCGAAGAACGTCAGCAGATGACCGAGCCGGACCCCGAGGCCGGCCACCGTCGTCGCCGCGACCACCAGCGGCCGCACGCCCCTGGGGTAGTAGGTGGCCGCCACTACAGGGCCGCCTTCGGGAACAGCAGGACATACATCTGGGTGAAGACGACGTTGGTGATCATCAACAACAGGATCGAGGCGACGACGGTGGCGTTGACCGAGTTGGCCACGCCGGCCGGGCCGCCCTTGGTGCTCAGGCCCTTGTCGCAGGCGACGATCGCGACGATCGCGGCGAAGACCACCGACTTGATCAGTGTGAGCACCAGGTCGCCGACGGTCGCGAAGGAGGCGAAGGTCCTGACGAAACTGCCCGGTGCGCCGCTCTGGACGAACGTGTTGAACAGGTAGCCCGCCAGGAACCCGATGAAGCAGACCAGACCGGTCAGACCCAGCCCCACCAGGATCGCGGCGGCCAACCGCGGCACCACCAGCCGCCGGATGGCCGAGATACCCAGCACCTCGAGCGCGTCGACTTCCTCGCGGATGGTTCGCGAACCCAGGTCCGCGCAGATGGCCGAGCCCACCGCGGCCGCCATCAGCAGCGCCGCCACCAACGGCGCGCCCTGTTTGATGACCGCCAGGCCGCTGGCCGCCCCGGCCAGCGACGTCGCGCCCACTTGGCCGGCCAGCAGCGCGAATTGGATCTGCAGGGTGACACCGATGGGGATCGCCACGCACATGGTGGGCAACATGGCGGTCGAGGCCATGAACGCGGCCTGCCGGACGAACTCCTCGAACGGGAACCGCCACTTGACGATGTCGACGACGAGATATTGCAGCGCCCGGAGGCCGAGCATGGTTTGGCTGCCGACCGTCTCCAGCGACGCCATCGGGTGGCGACGGACGTAGCCGCGGGTCCATTCGGTGATGTCACCGACCGGTGACGGGGGCTGCTGCGTTGTCACCCTTGACCTCCGCGTCCCTGCATCTGGTTGACCAAGCTTGTCGTTGGCGCTCAGCGCCATTGCGGCCGCTGGTCGGCCGGCGGGATGTCGACCGACCCGAATCGGCGCTTGAAGAACTCCTCGCTGCGCTCCTCCCGGCGGTAGCGGTCGCCGCTGGACCGCAGCAGCGCGATGCGCTCCTCCAACGCCCGCACGCGCTGCGGGTCCGGATTCGATTCGGACCGCGTGCGGTCCAACTCCGCGGTGAGTTCGGCCAACTCCTCGGCCAGCCGCGCCGCGACCTCGCCGAACGTCAACAGGTCGTAGTCGTCGGTATCCGGGCGGGCGACAACGGATTCGGTGTCGGCCGGGCCGGGTTCATCGGCGCGCTGCGACCCGCCGGCCATTACCGACCGCCGTCGAGGCGCAGCAATTCCCGGGCATTGAGTTCCACGATGCGGTGTACGTCGCGATCGTTCACGTCGAGCAGGTTCTCGGCGATCCGCTTACGGCTGTTGGGCCAGTTGGAATCCGAATGCGGATAGTCCACCTCGACCAGGATGTTCTCGATGCCGATCTGATCTCGCGCGTTCACCCCGTGCACGTCGTCGATGAAGCAGCCCCAGAAGTGCTTGCGGAACAGGTCCGAGGGGCGGTCGGTCCGGCTGATTGGCTGGTACCAGCGGTGCCGCTCCCAGGTGTAGTCCAGCCGTTCCAGCAGGTACGGGATCCAGCCGATGCCGCCCTCGGACAGCATGAACTTCAGGTTCGGGTGGCGTTGCAGCATCCCGGAGAAGACCAGGTCGGCGGTGCTCCACATCAGGTTCGTCGAGAACGTCGCGATGGCGACGGCGAACGGCGCCATGTCGGTCGGCGAGGGGTTCTGGAACGAAAAGCCGGGGACGTACCCGCCGGACCCGAAGTGCAGGCACACCGGCATGTCGGCCGCCTCCAGCGCATCCCACAGCACCTCCCAGTGCGTCGGGTGGTGGAACGACGGCAGGCCGAGCGGTACCGGGCTGTCCGGGAAGGACACCGCCTTGGTGCCGATCTGGGCCAGCCGCTCCACCTCGGTGGCGGCCAACTGCGGATCCCAGGTCGGCAGGATTCCCAAGGGGATCAGGCGATCCGGCGCGCCGGCGCACCACTCGTCGACCTGGAAGTCGTTCCACGCCCGGACGCATTCGAGCGCGAGTTCCTTGTCCTTGGCGCGCTGGAAGACACCGCCGCCGAAGCCGGGGAAGGACGGGAAGGACAGCGCGCCGTGCACGCCGTCGATGTCCATGTCCTTGATCCGCTCGCCGGGGTCGTAGCAGCCGGGGATCATCTGGTCGTATCGCACCGGCTCCATGCCGTACTCCGAGGGTGGTTTGCCCGCAACGGCGTTGAGCCCGATCTGCGGGTAGAGCTGTCCCTCGTAGCGCCAGACGTGGTGGCCCTCGGCGGTCTCGATGATCTGCGGGCCCTCGGCGCGGTGCGCCTCGGGCAGCCGGTCCTGCCAGACCTGCGGATGTTCGATGACGTGGTCATCGACCGAGATGATCTTCATCCAGTCCTGTAATGGCATCAGGTCTCCTCCACTTCGAATCTGTCGTCGGCGCCGGGCATTGCCGGTTACCGAAAGTCATTGGGCCTCAGCGCGGCAGGCCCAGCGCGCGCTCGGCGATCACGTTGCGCAGGACCTCGTTGGTGCCGCCGGCGATGGTGAACGCGCGGGCATACAGGAAGGCGTCCTGCCACCAGCCCAGATCCTGGACGTGCGCGTCGCCCTCCACTCGGACCCCGTCGTGGCCCTGCAGTTCCAGGCCGTACTCGTGCAGCGCCAGGTTGATCTCGCTGAACAGGATCTTGGACACCGGGGCGTCGCCGGTGTCGGCCTCACCGTGCAGCGCCCGACTGTCGCCGAACGCCGAGACCAGCGAATTGACGTGGACATCGGCGACGAAGCCGCCGATGGCCTGCCGCACGTCGTCGCGCTCGATCGCCGGGCCGCCGTCGAGCACGACCTCGTTGGCCAATTTCCCGAGCCGATCCAGCGCCCCGAACAGCGAGGCGCCACTGCCGGCGCTCGATCGTTCGAGGGCCAGGCTGGTGGTGGTCACCGCCCAGCCCTGGTCGACCTCGCCGATGACCCGCGTTGCCGGGATCCGGACCTGGTCCAGGAACACCTCGTTGAAGTCCGCGGTGCCGGTGATCTCGCGCAGCGGGCGCACGGACACCCCCGGCGTCGTCATGTCGAGCGCAAAGGCCGTGATACCAGCGTGTTTCGGTGCGTCGGGGTCGGTGCGAGCCAACAGATAGCCAAAGTCCGCGTACTGACCGTTGGTGGTCCACACCTTCTGCCCGTCGACCACGAAGTCGTCGCCGTCGCGGCGCGCCCGGGTCCGCAGGCCCGCCAGGTCGCTACCGGCGTCCGGTTCGCTGAACAGCTGACACCAGATGTGTTCACCGGAGCGGATCCGCGGCAGGAAGAAGTCCTTCTGCTCCGCGGTTCCGGAGGCGATGATGGCCGCGGCGGCGAGCAGACCGCCGCCGACCGGGCCGGCCGCCCCGACCCGGATCAGTTCGTCGGTGACCGCGGACTCGAACAGCGGGTGCGGATCGGTCAGACCGCCGTACTCGACGGGCCAGTGCACGCCGAGCAACTGTTCCTCGAACAGCCGTCGCGTCCACTCCCGCAGCGCCGGTACCTCGTCCGCCTCCGGCGCCCGGACGCCGGTGCGCGGGTTCCGCGGCGGCGCCTGCTGCGCCGCCAGATCCCGGACCCGACGTCGCACTTCGTTCAGTTCCGTGTCCTGCCCGAGTTGCACGAAGCTCTCCCCAGCGTTGTCGACCGACCCAAATTTAGCTTAATCAGTATCCTGTATCTTTGGGGAGCGTTTTGCAATCCCCAGGCGCCACCCATCGACCTCAGCAAGGAGCAGCCCGTGGACTTCGCGCTCACCGACGAGCAAAAGGGCCTCGTCGATTCCACCCGGTCGCTGCTGACCGCCAAGTCCTCGATCGCCGGGACCCGGAATCTTATTGACGGGCCCGACGGTTTCGATGCCGCGCTGTGGCGGCACGGGGTCGAACTCGGCTGGCCCGCGTTGGCGGTCGCCGAGGCCGACGGCGGCCTGGGCCAACAGAGCATCGACCTGGCGCTGGTGGCGGTCGAACTCGGGCGCAGCCTGGCCAGCACCCCGCTGATCCCGACCGCGCTGGTCGCCGACGCCCTCGGCCAGTCCGACAACGAGCAGAAAGCCAAACTGCTGCAAGCGATTTGCGAGGGCAGCCTGGTCGCGTCCTGGGCCGTCGCCGAGTTCGGTCGGCCCTGGGGTCCCACGGGTATCGCGACGGTGGCACGCCCGCACGCGGGCGGCTACGTGCTCGACGGCGCCAAGGTCTCGGTGCAGGACGCCGACAGCGCGCAGTTGTTGCTCGTCGATGCCCTGTTGGACGACGCCCCGGCCCGTTTCCTGGTGTCCACCGACGCCGACGGCGTGCGGATCGCCCGCCAGCAGACCCTCGACGTGACCCGCAGTTACTGCGACGTCACGCTGGGGCAGGTCAAGGTGGACGCGGCGGCGCTGCTGGCCCAAGGGGATTCGGCGCACCGGTCATTGGCGCGCACCATGCAACTGAGCACCGCGCTCACCTGCGCCGAACTCGTCGGCATCGGACAACGACTCCTGGACATGACGGTCGGCTACGTCAAGGAGCGCGAGCAGTTCGGCCGGCCGGTCGGCAGCTTCCAGGCGGTCAAACACAAGTGCGCCGAGATGCGCATCTGGGTGCAGGCCAGCACCGCGGCGACCTATTTCGCCGCCATGACGCTCGACAGCGCGCACCACGACACCGAGCGCGCGGCCGGCATCGCCAAGGCCTACGTGTCCGATGCCATCAACCGGGTGGCCGGTCACGCGCTGCAGCTACACGGCGGGATCGGGTTCACCTGGGAGCACGATCTGCATCTCTACCTGCGGCGCGCCCGGGTGAACTCGGTGCTGTCCGGGGACGCCCGGTATCACCGGGAGCGGTTGTGCGCCTCGTTGCAGGCCGAGCTCGCCGGGGCGGGATAGCGGCCGGTTCAGCTGCCGCTCTCGAGCGTCAGCACCGAGATGTCGGGCCGCGCCCCGATGCGCACCGGCGGACCCCAGAACCCGGCACCGCGCGAGACGTACAGCTGGGTGTCGTCGACCGTCGAGAGCCCGGCCAGCGACGGCTGCACCCCGGCGACGACGTAGTGGAACGGCCACATCTGCCCGCCGTGTGTGTGCCCGGACAGCTGCAGATCGACCCCGCGTTCGGCGGCCTCGGCAACCATGATCGGTTGGTGCGCAAGCAGAATGGTCGGCCCGGACGGGTCCACCCCGGCCAGCGCCCGCTCGAAGTCCGGGCCGTCGGACTTGGTCTCCCCCGCGATGTCGTTGACGCCGGCCAGATCGAAGCCGGCCGCGCCGCGGCGGATCGCGGTGTGCTCGTTGCGCAGCGGGGTCAGGCCCAGCCGCTCCAGCTCGTGCAGCCACTCCATGGTGTCCTCGACGAAGTACTCGTGGTTGCCCGTGACGAAGAACGTGCCGTCCTTGGACACCAAGTCCCGCAACGGTTCCGCGGCGGCGCCCAGCTCGGCGACCGTTCCGTCGACGATGTCGCCGACGACGGCGATCAGATCCGGTTCGGACTCGTTGATCATCCGGACAATCCGCTCGGTGTGCCGGCGGCCGGCCAGCGGGCCCAGGTGGATGTCGGAGACCACCGCGATCCGAAAGCCGTTGAACGCCGGGTCCAGCCGGCCCAGCCGCACCGGCACCCGCAGCAGATCGGGCGGGCCCAGGGCGTTGGCGGCGCCCACCCCGACCAGGCCCACCGACGCGACCCCGGCGGCCACGGCGCTGGTGCGGGCCAGGAACAGCCGGCGATTGATACCCGACGGCTCCGGGTCGGTGCCCCGCTCCGCCGGGTCGGTGCTCGGTTCCTCGGGCGCCGGCGGGCCGCGCCGCACCCAGCTCCGCAGCAGCAGCCGCACGGGTTCCAGCACCAGCAACGTCAGGAACAGATAGGCCAGCAGCCCGAACCAGAAGTAGCCCGGCCATGCCAACCAGGCCGATTCGCGCAGCCCGAGCATCCGCGGGCCGATCAGCGTCGCGGCCAGCAGCACCGCCAGCGCGATCAGCAGCACCGTGAGCAGGCGGCGCGTGCGCCCGGGCGCGGTGGTGTCCTTGACCAGCCGTTTCCACAGGTAGAGGTGCATCAGCCCGAGGATCGTGCAGAGAACAACGATGAACATGGACTTCCTTCGCTCGGACCGCCCAAAGCCTAGTTGGAGCTGAGGCGGATGCCCCATTGCGCACACCCCCCCGGGGCACACGATGGATTGGTGCCGGCGTGGGGGCGTCGGCGATCGACAAGGGGGAAATTCCGATGACCGTAAAAGAGGACACCGCGCAGGTCGATCCCGACAAGCTGATGGCCTTCGTGTTCCGCGCCGTCGAGGAAGCGGGGGCGGCGCTGAACTGCGCGCTGGTGGTGATGGGCGATCGACTCGGCTACTACCGGTGCCTGGCGGAGCACGGTGCCAGCACCGCCGCCGAACTCGCCCAGCGCACCGACACCGAGGAGCACTACGCGCGGGAATGGCTCAACGCCCAGGCCGCCGGATCCTTCGTCGCCTACGATCCCGAGACCGGTCGCTACCATCTACCGCCCGAGCAGGCCGTGGCCCTGACCGACGAGACCAGTCCCGCCTTCGTCGGCGGCCTGTTCCAGATCGCGCACGGGACCGTCAACGACGCGGACCGGATCATCGACGCCGCCCGCACCGGCGCCG
It encodes the following:
- a CDS encoding MlaD family protein — translated: MRSYRRPLIGLCIFVVVCFALVWTVFVTLQRNVDGATKNYAAVFTDVMGIKVGDEVRMAGVKVGRVDGISLVDEGGARVDFRVQSDQVLYGNTKASIDYQNIIGQRYLGLALGDFGDPRVLPAGAVIPVERTEPSFDISNLLNGFEPLFALLNPDQVDNLTTAVMRAMQGDAGAVTTLIAETTRMAEEYSGTDQILDGVLAHLNSVLGSVADRSGDVDATIASTKALFGGLAARRAEFVDSLDQSSIVAQRLGNVITDVQPDLQQWLDREPGFAQHFMADKQAFAYMGFNTPLMLKGLARMSQGGSYLDVYACDLTVSQFPRIDSLIAAIVENATPAGVPQHSAKCR
- a CDS encoding MlaD family protein — its product is MTQQLESASRKISDGRLLLRGLALLLGAVLLSAAAIAKSEGFFANRVEVFALLNNVGDGLPSGSDVKFRGALVGTVEGVRPASQHRPNEILLSLDPHFADAIPATVTARVVPSNVFAVSSIQLVDNGPGPMLEPGAEIRQDDSLATVQFQTALTKLRDVMGAIGRPGSRDSVGVLAAVAEATSGRGDELSHAGAGANRIVREMNAVIADDGSEPTLQTLSEALQGLQTAAPDLLEAVHRAAVPMRTVAEQREELMSFLSAGHSTFGTVGEAFENNTDRMIVITTQMTPVLGVLADGGKEFAPMVTRIKDVTDRFFTHVWKPDRNVAVGKFLLVITPNKMYTRQDCPRYGDLEGPSCHTAPLTADPPVLPRNLQPGNYPVAPQMSGGNVGSVGSPQERAQLSEILGPEPNPASELLLGPVLRGTTVQVVPDPEAAAPGPVPPPGPLPAEAPAPGVGP
- a CDS encoding ABC transporter permease, whose amino-acid sequence is MAATYYPRGVRPLVVAATTVAGLGVRLGHLLTFFGHAVAAIPVALTRYRKAFLAILSDVTWGNGSIVVGGGTAGVIIVLGATAGAIVGIEGYQALHLLGMEPAAGLLSSTVSTRELAPIMAALAFAAQAGCRFTAQLGSMRISEEVDAIESLAIRPIPYLVTTRLLASVVAIIPLYVLCLVVNYAAVQTIVTFAGGVSAGSFDHYFRLVLTGSDIVYSVIKAVVFVTITSTIQCYYGYFATGGPQGVGIAAGRAMRASISVMIIANLLLTIGLWGIGSGARLGG
- a CDS encoding MlaE family ABC transporter permease, whose protein sequence is MASLETVGSQTMLGLRALQYLVVDIVKWRFPFEEFVRQAAFMASTAMLPTMCVAIPIGVTLQIQFALLAGQVGATSLAGAASGLAVIKQGAPLVAALLMAAAVGSAICADLGSRTIREEVDALEVLGISAIRRLVVPRLAAAILVGLGLTGLVCFIGFLAGYLFNTFVQSGAPGSFVRTFASFATVGDLVLTLIKSVVFAAIVAIVACDKGLSTKGGPAGVANSVNATVVASILLLMITNVVFTQMYVLLFPKAAL
- a CDS encoding acyl-CoA synthase; translation: MAGGSQRADEPGPADTESVVARPDTDDYDLLTFGEVAARLAEELAELTAELDRTRSESNPDPQRVRALEERIALLRSSGDRYRREERSEEFFKRRFGSVDIPPADQRPQWR
- a CDS encoding amidohydrolase family protein; amino-acid sequence: MPLQDWMKIISVDDHVIEHPQVWQDRLPEAHRAEGPQIIETAEGHHVWRYEGQLYPQIGLNAVAGKPPSEYGMEPVRYDQMIPGCYDPGERIKDMDIDGVHGALSFPSFPGFGGGVFQRAKDKELALECVRAWNDFQVDEWCAGAPDRLIPLGILPTWDPQLAATEVERLAQIGTKAVSFPDSPVPLGLPSFHHPTHWEVLWDALEAADMPVCLHFGSGGYVPGFSFQNPSPTDMAPFAVAIATFSTNLMWSTADLVFSGMLQRHPNLKFMLSEGGIGWIPYLLERLDYTWERHRWYQPISRTDRPSDLFRKHFWGCFIDDVHGVNARDQIGIENILVEVDYPHSDSNWPNSRKRIAENLLDVNDRDVHRIVELNARELLRLDGGR
- a CDS encoding acyl-CoA dehydrogenase family protein, which codes for MQLGQDTELNEVRRRVRDLAAQQAPPRNPRTGVRAPEADEVPALREWTRRLFEEQLLGVHWPVEYGGLTDPHPLFESAVTDELIRVGAAGPVGGGLLAAAAIIASGTAEQKDFFLPRIRSGEHIWCQLFSEPDAGSDLAGLRTRARRDGDDFVVDGQKVWTTNGQYADFGYLLARTDPDAPKHAGITAFALDMTTPGVSVRPLREITGTADFNEVFLDQVRIPATRVIGEVDQGWAVTTTSLALERSSAGSGASLFGALDRLGKLANEVVLDGGPAIERDDVRQAIGGFVADVHVNSLVSAFGDSRALHGEADTGDAPVSKILFSEINLALHEYGLELQGHDGVRVEGDAHVQDLGWWQDAFLYARAFTIAGGTNEVLRNVIAERALGLPR
- a CDS encoding acyl-CoA dehydrogenase family protein → MDFALTDEQKGLVDSTRSLLTAKSSIAGTRNLIDGPDGFDAALWRHGVELGWPALAVAEADGGLGQQSIDLALVAVELGRSLASTPLIPTALVADALGQSDNEQKAKLLQAICEGSLVASWAVAEFGRPWGPTGIATVARPHAGGYVLDGAKVSVQDADSAQLLLVDALLDDAPARFLVSTDADGVRIARQQTLDVTRSYCDVTLGQVKVDAAALLAQGDSAHRSLARTMQLSTALTCAELVGIGQRLLDMTVGYVKEREQFGRPVGSFQAVKHKCAEMRIWVQASTAATYFAAMTLDSAHHDTERAAGIAKAYVSDAINRVAGHALQLHGGIGFTWEHDLHLYLRRARVNSVLSGDARYHRERLCASLQAELAGAG
- a CDS encoding metallophosphoesterase; the protein is MFIVVLCTILGLMHLYLWKRLVKDTTAPGRTRRLLTVLLIALAVLLAATLIGPRMLGLRESAWLAWPGYFWFGLLAYLFLTLLVLEPVRLLLRSWVRRGPPAPEEPSTDPAERGTDPEPSGINRRLFLARTSAVAAGVASVGLVGVGAANALGPPDLLRVPVRLGRLDPAFNGFRIAVVSDIHLGPLAGRRHTERIVRMINESEPDLIAVVGDIVDGTVAELGAAAEPLRDLVSKDGTFFVTGNHEYFVEDTMEWLHELERLGLTPLRNEHTAIRRGAAGFDLAGVNDIAGETKSDGPDFERALAGVDPSGPTILLAHQPIMVAEAAERGVDLQLSGHTHGGQMWPFHYVVAGVQPSLAGLSTVDDTQLYVSRGAGFWGPPVRIGARPDISVLTLESGS